One window of Hydractinia symbiolongicarpus strain clone_291-10 chromosome 3, HSymV2.1, whole genome shotgun sequence genomic DNA carries:
- the LOC130635412 gene encoding uncharacterized protein LOC130635412 — MEQFDLIRSYLDKRFIKQKQEFETKLQQQSIPKNIKVSAKPESSRQFKFKGNQIQFEFNQKLVEDLKDVIDLIKEGSVSRSTKRLAGIKLEITKRNKLIEMADRSPAGWATVEEYLSDELASDSDDEKRIKSAESKALAKKKAKVKPKSFYPPLFSPMHTQLMSSSPPMPNHF, encoded by the coding sequence ATGGAACAATTTGACCTAATCAGAAGCTACCTGGACAAAAGGTTTATCAAACAGAAACAAGAATTCGAAACAAAACTGCAACAACAGAGTATACCGAAAAACATAAAGGTTTCAGCTAAACCAGAATCGTCGAGACAATTTAAGTTTAAAGGTAATCAAATCCAATTcgaatttaaccaaaaattagTGGAAGATTTGAAAGATGTTATCGACCTTATCAAAGAAGGTTCTGTATCAAGATCAACAAAACGTTTAGCAGGAATAAAACTCGAAATCACGAAGCGAAACAAGCTGATAGAAATGGCGGATAGATCACCAGCAGGATGGGCCACTGTAGAAGAGTACTTGTCTGATGAATTAGCAAGCGATTCAGATGACGAAAAACGGATAAAATCGGCTGAGTCAAAAGCACTggcaaaaaagaaagcaaaggtAAAGCCAAAGTCCTTCTACCCTCCACTTTTCAGCCCTATGCACACCCAACTAATGTCCTCGTCGCCACCTATGCCAAACCATTTCTAA
- the LOC130636832 gene encoding uncharacterized protein LOC130636832: protein MSSQKSSVLRTYKVNGREFRGVYFRAVTVTKSNPIGSLRKGKSLSYTRMREILLEELESIGLEKSKFGLHSPRSGGATAAANGGVADRLFKRHGCWKSESAKDGHVQDDLNSLLSVSKALGF, encoded by the coding sequence ATGTCCAGTCAAAAATCTAGTGTACTCAGAACTTACAAAGTTAACGGACGAGAGTTCAGAGGAGTTTATTTTAGAGCAGTTACTGTGACAAAATCTAATCCGATTGGAAGTCTGAGAAAAGGAAAGAGCTTATCATACACAAGAATGAGAGAAATACTCCTAGAAGAGCTGGAAAGTATCGGTTtagaaaaatcaaagtttggCCTACATAGCCCTAGATCCGGTGGTGCAACAGCGGCTGCAAATGGGGGAGTCGCAGACAGGCTATTCAAACGACATGGGTGTTGGAAATCGGAATCAGCCAAAGATGGACACGTGCAAGATGATCTCAACTCGTTACTTTCAGTCTCAAAAGCATTAGGTTTTTAA
- the LOC130635712 gene encoding uncharacterized protein LOC130635712, with protein sequence MLLYSVSSILFALNEIHTHANVKVVELPNNVTLTATYASFKKHENVTIYGVEIKILKVQTKAQCASQCISTEECNTFAIRKNTPPPFYCGLFKGNLDTNHYHTMDHVDFDFYETQNMCTMNPMICEHGSVCIPNFNNNTYYCKWCFSPYYGKNCNLTDGLVNNTTIPEDILTGKNASCKSLRKYFGQLQHHVAYDTYPWRDWRIVRVVCSGGGRTRIAKINNGEPNLVSTLTKLSSIQGKQIRISTTVLNVLYKLTRFKRFVFACTEGDQYKNILTMDTPTKNVVNMLKYFIGESNVIPNSCKTIVTGVLDCEEMKGKKWSTEGIDFESRIYNQVVRYASDATKGYSVEDHKYGCFNHIGEYKSTDTYSIWVI encoded by the exons ATGCTTCTCTATTCAGTATCATCAATTCTTTTTGCGTTGAATGAAATTCATACGCATGCAAATGTTAAGGTAGTCGAGCTTCCAAACAATGTAACATTGACAGCAACATACgcaagttttaaaaaacatgaaaatgtcACAATTTATGGagttgaaattaaaattttaaaagtacaaACCAAAGCTCAGTGTGCATCTCAATGCATAAGTACAGAAGAATGTAACACCTTTGCTATACGTAAGAATACACCACCACCATTTTATTGTGGATTGTTCAAAGGAAATCTTGATACCAATCATTACCACACCATGGATCATGTTGATTTCGATTTTTATGAAACACAG AACATGTGTACAATGAATCCAATGATATGTGAACATGGAAGTGTGTGTATTCCAAACTTCAACAACAACACCTACTATTGCAAATGGTGTTTTTCACCTTACTATGGTAAAAATTGCAATTTGACAG ATGGTTTGGTCAATAACACTACCATACCAGAAG ATATCCTTACTGGGAAGAATGCATCTTGTAAGAGTTTACGAAAATATTTTGGCCAACTTCAGCATCATGTAGCTTATGATACTTATCCTTGGCGTGATTGGAGAATTGTTCGTGTTGTATGTTCAGGAG GTGGACGTACACGtatagcaaaaataaataacgGCGAACCAAATCTCGTTTCAACTCTTACAAAGCTATCAAGTATTCAAGGAAAACAAATCAGAATAAGTACAACGGTGTTAAACGTTCTTTACAAACTCACTCGGTTTAAACGGTTTGTATTTGCTTGTACAGAAGGCGATCAGTATAAAAATATCTTAACAATGGATACTCCCACTAAAAATGTGGTAAACATGTTAAAATATTTCATTGGTGAATCAAATGTTATACCTAATTCTTGTAAAACAATCGTAACAGGTGTTTTAGATTGTGAAGAAATGAAAGGAAAGAAATGGTCAACAGAAGGTATCGACTTTGAATCCAGGATATACAACCAGGTTGTTCGATATGCATCAGATGCAACAAAAGGATATAGTGTGGAAGATCATAAATACGGATGTTTTAATCACATTGGTGAATATAAAAGTACCGACACTTATTCAATATGGGTTATTTAA
- the LOC130635713 gene encoding uncharacterized protein LOC130635713 gives MFHYLVSLMIFLLKETHAHANVNVVELPNNVTLTATYASFKKHENVTIYGVEIKILKVQTKFQCASECIKTEKCNTIAIGKNTPPPFYCGLFKGNLDTNHYYAMDDTDFDVYETQSMCTLNPLICEHGSVCIPNFNNNTYYCQWCFPPYYGKHCNLTDIKVTKDAIPEDIRTGKNASCRSLKKFFGPPKSYAPVVTYPWRDNRKLVVICKSDGSQQVGHITANQDGIEGVSTLMKLSDMNTSTYRISTTALNMLYKLIRFKRVQFICRYNGTAKAFKTSPIPSTNVVSMLKYFIGESNDLPDSCGTFFQYESCQNMKNQKWSKEGIPFESRIYNQIFVFDSNVPEGFSMADDQYGCHSKFGEYKAGDAYGIWVN, from the exons atgtttcactATCTTGTTTCGCTgatgatttttcttttaaaggaaACTCATGCACATGCAAATGTCAATGTGGTTGAGCTTCCAAACAATGTAACATTAACAGCTACATACgcaagttttaaaaaacatgaaaatgtcACAATTTATGGagttgaaattaaaattttaaaagtacaaACGAAATTTCAATGTGCATCAGAATGCATCAAAACAGAAAAATGTAACACAATTGCTATAGGAAAGAATACACCACCACCATTTTATTGTGGATTGTTCAAAGGAAATCTTGATACCAATCATTACTACGCCATGGATGATACCGACTTTGATGTTTATGAAACACAG AGCATGTGTACGTTGAATCCATTGATATGTGAACATGGAAGTGTGTGTATTCCAAACTTCAACAACAACACCTACTATTGCCAATGGTGTTTTCCGCCTTACTATGGTAAACATTGCAATTTGACAG ATATAAAGGTGACCAAAGATGCCATACCAGAAG ATATTCGAACTGGAAAAAACGCGTCTTGCCGgagtttgaaaaaattttttggtccACCAAAATCGTATGCTCCTGTAGTCACGTACCCTTGGCGGGATAACAGGAAACTGGTTGTAATTTGTAAATCAG ATGGTTCCCAACAAGTAGGCCACATAACGGCAAACCAGGATGGCATCGAAGGAGTTTCAACCCTCATGAAGCTTTCAGATATGAACACTTCAACTTATAGAATCAGCACAACAGCATTAAACATGCTTTATAAACTCATTCGTTTTAAACGTGTTCAGTTCATTTGCCGTTACAATGGAACTGCGAAAGCCTTTAAAACATCGCCCATTCCTTCTACAAATGTGGTAAGTATGTTAAAGTATTTTataggtgaatcaaatgattTGCCTGATTCGTGCGGGACGTTCTTCCAGTACGAAAGTTGCCAAAACATGAAAAATCAAAAATGGTCGAAAGAAGGTATCCCATTTGAATCAAGAATATACAATCAGATTTTTGTATTTGACTCAAATGTACCAGAAGGATTTAGTATGGCAGATGATCAATATGGATGCCATAGTAAATTTGGTGAATACAAAGCTGGTGATGCTTATGGCATTTGGGTAAATTAA